In Scophthalmus maximus strain ysfricsl-2021 chromosome 5, ASM2237912v1, whole genome shotgun sequence, a single window of DNA contains:
- the fam131aa gene encoding protein FAM131A isoform X1 has product MRLRSRSRERRERQRDDEVKFKESEMIPKSGKSPADSRKTVGIHEFAALARSSLNGISQAVRDHVTKPTSLAQGRVAHLIEWKGWPRPAEPPPAAHSQFSSYCHLTEGEKEARFAAGVAEQFAIAEAKLRAWASMEDEEEEEEDSNDEDSHSSGQTHTLFCQSSDATASNPITARPRQPEVDAGEAPPSDSLLGSSSGSSLHCGRSASHNDPHSRQTNSPALPSDCVSPFLEEEEGLGGHGDQPAPPREQRGEVCVHHKPEWRPRGRSSRFDSCYSTSHSESPGEEDEEDEDEEGSVFHEFRAWHCSPRSFFSDRASSGVASFDEEEEREEVAEKEEEKEYLM; this is encoded by the exons ATGAGGCTGCGGTCCAGGAGTCGAGAGCGAAGGGAGAGACAAAGGGATGACGAG GTGAAATTTAAGGAGAGTGAAATGATCCCAAAGTCAGGAAAATCTCCAGCAGACTCACGGAAAACTGTCGGCATCCACGAGTTTGCAGCCCTCGCCAGATCCTCCTTGAATG GTATCTCGCAGGCAGTGAGGGACCATGTGACGAAGCCCACCTCCCTGGCTCAGGGCCGGGTCGCCCACCTCATAGAGTGGAAAGGTTGGCCCAGACCCGCAGAGCCTCCGCCGGCCGCCCACTCCCAGTTCAGCTCCTACTGCCACCTgactgaaggagagaaggaggcccGGTTCGCTGCAG GAGTGGCCGAGCAGTTCGCCATCGCTGAGGCTAAGTTGCGTGCTTGGGCGTCGatggaagacgaggaggaggaggaggaggactcgAACGATGAAGACTCCCACAGCAGCGGACAGACTCACACCCTCTTCTGTCAGAGCTCAG ACGCCACCGCGTCCAATCCCATCACGGCAAGGCCACGCCAGCCTGAGGTGGACGCCGGTGAGGCGCCGCCCTCTGACAGTCTCCTGGGctccagcagcggcagcagccttCACTGTGGTCGGTCTGCGTCTCACAATGACCCACACTCCCGCCAGACCAACTCCCCTGCTTTACCCAGCGACTGCGTGAGTCCAttcctggaggaagaggaggggctgGGTGGTCACGGGGACCAGCCGGCGCCTCCGCGGGAGCAGCGCGGTGAGGTCTGCGTCCACCACAAGCCTGAGTGGAGGCCTCGGGGGAGGAGCAGCCGGTTCGACTCCTGCTACTCAACCTCTCACTCGGAGTCTcctggagaggaggacgaggaggacgaggatgaggaaggcAGCGTGTTTCATGAGTTCCGGGCGTGGCACTGCAGCCCCAGGAGCTTCTTCTCTGACCGGGCTTCCTCCGGGGTGGCGTCGttcgacgaggaggaggagagggaggaagtagcggagaaggaggaagaaaaagagtatttgatgtga
- the fam131aa gene encoding protein FAM131A isoform X2, with product MIPKSGKSPADSRKTVGIHEFAALARSSLNGISQAVRDHVTKPTSLAQGRVAHLIEWKGWPRPAEPPPAAHSQFSSYCHLTEGEKEARFAAGVAEQFAIAEAKLRAWASMEDEEEEEEDSNDEDSHSSGQTHTLFCQSSDATASNPITARPRQPEVDAGEAPPSDSLLGSSSGSSLHCGRSASHNDPHSRQTNSPALPSDCVSPFLEEEEGLGGHGDQPAPPREQRGEVCVHHKPEWRPRGRSSRFDSCYSTSHSESPGEEDEEDEDEEGSVFHEFRAWHCSPRSFFSDRASSGVASFDEEEEREEVAEKEEEKEYLM from the exons ATGATCCCAAAGTCAGGAAAATCTCCAGCAGACTCACGGAAAACTGTCGGCATCCACGAGTTTGCAGCCCTCGCCAGATCCTCCTTGAATG GTATCTCGCAGGCAGTGAGGGACCATGTGACGAAGCCCACCTCCCTGGCTCAGGGCCGGGTCGCCCACCTCATAGAGTGGAAAGGTTGGCCCAGACCCGCAGAGCCTCCGCCGGCCGCCCACTCCCAGTTCAGCTCCTACTGCCACCTgactgaaggagagaaggaggcccGGTTCGCTGCAG GAGTGGCCGAGCAGTTCGCCATCGCTGAGGCTAAGTTGCGTGCTTGGGCGTCGatggaagacgaggaggaggaggaggaggactcgAACGATGAAGACTCCCACAGCAGCGGACAGACTCACACCCTCTTCTGTCAGAGCTCAG ACGCCACCGCGTCCAATCCCATCACGGCAAGGCCACGCCAGCCTGAGGTGGACGCCGGTGAGGCGCCGCCCTCTGACAGTCTCCTGGGctccagcagcggcagcagccttCACTGTGGTCGGTCTGCGTCTCACAATGACCCACACTCCCGCCAGACCAACTCCCCTGCTTTACCCAGCGACTGCGTGAGTCCAttcctggaggaagaggaggggctgGGTGGTCACGGGGACCAGCCGGCGCCTCCGCGGGAGCAGCGCGGTGAGGTCTGCGTCCACCACAAGCCTGAGTGGAGGCCTCGGGGGAGGAGCAGCCGGTTCGACTCCTGCTACTCAACCTCTCACTCGGAGTCTcctggagaggaggacgaggaggacgaggatgaggaaggcAGCGTGTTTCATGAGTTCCGGGCGTGGCACTGCAGCCCCAGGAGCTTCTTCTCTGACCGGGCTTCCTCCGGGGTGGCGTCGttcgacgaggaggaggagagggaggaagtagcggagaaggaggaagaaaaagagtatttgatgtga